CCACCACCGCCGCCGACTTCCTCGCCCTGGTCCCCCGTCTCGCGGGTTTCTCCCCCTCGCGAAGCCTCGTCCTCGTGCCGTTCGCGGGCAATCGCACGCTCGGCGTGATGCGACTCGACCTCCCCGACGACACCGACGACGTGGAACGGATGGCGTCCACCTTCATCGGCCTCATCTGTCGGATCGCAACCGCCGACGCCCTGGCACCCGTGGTCTACACCGACGCCGCCTTCGCCGAGTCCGAGGGCCTCCCCCACGACCGCCTGATGAGCGCTCTCCTCGCCCGGGCCGACATCTGCGGTCTCGACGTGCGTGACGCGCTCTGCGTCGCGTCCGACGGCTGGGGCTCCTACATCGATCCGGGATGCCCGCCGGAGGGGCGAGACCTCGCCGAGCTCCGCCTGGACCGCGCGGAGCTCGACGACCTCCCCCTCGACCCGGGAGATCAGTCCACCGGCCACACGCTGCCACCGGTCGACCTCGCCGAGAAGGAACGCGTCGGACGCGCACTTCACGACCTGTCCTTCGCGGTGTCGGTGCTGCAGAACGAGACCTGGGCCGACCCCGACGTGCCCGATGATCCCGCGCGGATCGACCCGCGCGCCCTCGCGGCCGCGGAGGCGCTCGACGACCTCCCCCTCCTCCTCGAGGACGCCCTCGACTGGGATCCGTCCCGTCTCGACGCCTTCCAGATCGCGACCCTCGGGTGGTCGCTCGCTCGGCCCGCGCTGCGCGACATCGCCCTCACGCAGTGGTGCCGTGACCTTGAGGCCGGAGACCGTGCCGCCGAGGCGCAGCTGCGGTGGCAGGACGGCGAGACGTATCCCGACGAGCTCGCGTCGTCGATGTGGGGCGAAGGGCCTCGGCCCGATCCGGAGAGGCTGGGCCTCGCCCTCGAGCTGTCGAGGCGGGTCGCCGCCGCCGTTCCGCGCGAGGATCGGCCGGGAGCGCTGGCCGCGTGCGCATGGCTGTCCTGGGCGCTCGGGCGATCGACTCACGCGGCCGCCTACGCCGGGGAGGCCGTGAAGATCGACCCCGCTCACGGTCTCAGCGAGATCGTGCTGACCTTCGTCGCGAACGCGCACCTGCCCGAGTGGGTCTTCGAACGCCCGGTGCCGCACGGGCCGGTGACGCAGGTGATCTGAGGCGGGCGAATGCGATTACTTGACGAGGGGGAAGAGGATCGTCTCGCGGATG
This portion of the Microbacterium hatanonis genome encodes:
- a CDS encoding DUF4192 family protein, with product MTPIFKATTAADFLALVPRLAGFSPSRSLVLVPFAGNRTLGVMRLDLPDDTDDVERMASTFIGLICRIATADALAPVVYTDAAFAESEGLPHDRLMSALLARADICGLDVRDALCVASDGWGSYIDPGCPPEGRDLAELRLDRAELDDLPLDPGDQSTGHTLPPVDLAEKERVGRALHDLSFAVSVLQNETWADPDVPDDPARIDPRALAAAEALDDLPLLLEDALDWDPSRLDAFQIATLGWSLARPALRDIALTQWCRDLEAGDRAAEAQLRWQDGETYPDELASSMWGEGPRPDPERLGLALELSRRVAAAVPREDRPGALAACAWLSWALGRSTHAAAYAGEAVKIDPAHGLSEIVLTFVANAHLPEWVFERPVPHGPVTQVI